The Glycine soja cultivar W05 chromosome 3, ASM419377v2, whole genome shotgun sequence genome window below encodes:
- the LOC114407692 gene encoding probable ribose-5-phosphate isomerase 3, chloroplastic — MASLSLSSPPSLSSAHHNASTRLILRTPNSLKLRTPPHSLPAIRAITLTQDDLKRLAADKAVESVKSGMVLGLGTGSTAAFVVAKLGALLASGQLSDIVGVPTSKRTEEQARSLGIPLSVLDDNPRLDLAIDGADEVDPDLNLVKGRGGALLREKMVEAASDKFVVVVDDTKLVDGLGGSGLAMPVEVVQFCWKYNLDRLQELFKEEGVEAKLRLEESGKPYVTDNSNYIVDLYFKTPIRDALAAGAEISALEGVVEHGLFLNMATSVIIAGKSGVEVKAK; from the coding sequence ATGGCTTCCTTATCCCTCTCCTCTCCCCCATCTCTCTCTTCCGCACACCACAACGCCTCCACGCGCCTTATTCTACGCACCCCTAACTCCCTTAAACTGCGCACTCCACCCCACTCCCTCCCCGCCATCCGCGCCATCACCCTCACCCAGGACGACCTCAAGAGACTCGCCGCCGACAAGGCCGTGGAGTCCGTCAAGAGCGGCATGGTCCTCGGCCTAGGCACCGGCTCCACTGCTGCCTTCGTCGTCGCCAAGCTTGGCGCCCTTCTCGCCTCCGGCCAACTCTCCGACATCGTCGGTGTCCCCACCTCCAAACGCACGGAGGAGCAGGCCCGCTCCCTCGGCATCCCCCTCTCCGTCCTCGACGACAACCCCCGCCTCGATCTCGCCATCGACGGCGCCGACGAGGTCGACCCCGACCTCAACCTCGTCAAAGGCCGCGGCGGCGCCCTCCTCCGCGAGAAGATGGTCGAGGCCGCCTCCGACAAGTTCGTCGTGGTCGTCGACGACACCAAGCTCGTGGACGGCCTCGGCGGAAGCGGGCTGGCCATGCCGGTGGAGGTGGTCCAGTTCTGCTGGAAGTACAATCTGGATCGGCTTCAGGAGCTTTTCAAGGAAGAAGGTGTGGAAGCAAAATTGAGATTGGAGGAGAGTGGGAAACCCTACGTCACCGATAATTCCAATTACATCGTGGATTTGTACTTCAAGACTCCAATTAGGGATGCATTGGCCGCAGGCGCTGAAATTTCCGCTCTGGAAGGCGTCGTCGAGCATGGCTTGTTCCTCAACATGGCCACTTCTGTCATCATCGCTGGCAAATCTGGCGTTGAAGTCAAGGCCAAGTGA
- the LOC114407694 gene encoding putative B3 domain-containing protein At5g66980, which translates to MESALPSHGDKSLQEFFKVFLLRTGSTKLQIPTSFTKFFNGVLPLKVTLVDHDRKSWDVYLEKTEGCLVFKDGWQQFAKEKVLEDGDFLVFQYDGRSTFNVKIFSKTGCRKVAAPASSAKIEPTVILDEDSDQRCSKEIQCGRKRKQSPPSLKTNEESVLEGPCPSEGARFKSKRVYEEKDDHNEKKPDPTKCVPLQNSHHFQIYFNAPWRLKKVEIPRSVLRKTNIKLMSKISLRDENGKLWPASIISIKKEYRHFLGGGWNDFRRSYNIQEGDRCDFEFVVDKANAAQELLVRVRSKCSFGWVDCK; encoded by the exons ATGGAGAGCGCACTGCCCAGTCATGGAGACAAATCACTACAAGAATTCTTCAAAGTTTTCCTGCTCAGGACAGGTTCTACCAAGTTG CAAATACCAACATCTTTCACCAAGTTCTTCAATGGAGTCTTACCATTGAAGGTCACTCTTGTAGATCACGATAGAAAATCTTGGGATGTTTACTTGGAGAAAACCGAGGGTTGCTTGGTTTTTAAAGATGGGTGGCAGCAATTTGCCAAGGAGAAAGTTTTAGAAGATGGGGATTTCTTGGTTTTTCAGTATGATGGCAGGTCTACGTTTAATGTGAAGATATTTTCGAAAACTGGGTGCAGGAAAGTAGCTGCCCCTGCAAGTAGTGCAAAAATTGAACCCACTGTGATTTTGGATGAAGATTCTGATCAGCGTTGTAGTAAAGAAATCCAGTGCGGTCGTAAACGGAAACAGTCACCGCCTAGTCTCAAAACAAATGAGGAATCAGTGTTAGAAG GTCCATGTCCATCCGAAGGAGCTCGGTTCAAATCAAAAAGAGTTTATGAAGAAAAGGATGACCACAATGAGAAGAAACCTGATCCAACAAAGTGTGTTCCATTACAGAATTCTCATCATTTTCAGATATATTTTAATGCTCCCTGGAGACTGAAAAAAGTG GAAATTCCTAGAAGTGTGCTGAGGAAAACGAATATCAAGCTAATGTCGAAGATAAGTCTGAGAGATGAGAATGGCAAATTATGGCCCGCGTCGATCATATCCATAAAGAAAGAATATCGTCATTTTTTGGGAGGTGGATGGAATGATTTCCGGCGGAGTTACAATATTCAAGAAGGGGACCGATGTGATTTTGAGTTTGTTGTTGATAAAGCAAACGCAGCCCAAGAACTGCTAGTTCGCGTACGTTCAAAATGTTCATTTGGTTGGGTGGACTGCAAATAA